Sequence from the Kineosporia succinea genome:
TGGTGTCGCGGGCCGGGTCCAGCGTGGGCAGCATGTACCACCACTTCGGTGGTAAGGCCGATCTGTACACCGCGCTCTACGACGGTTTCCAGACCAGGCAGGACGCCCGTGCCGACGGCGCGGTGCGCGAGGCCATGGCCGAGGGCGAGTGGGATCCGGTACGCCTCATGGCCGCCGGTTCCCGGGCGTTCCTCCAGGGAGCCTGGGCCGAGCGGGATCTCGCCCGGTTGTTCCTCACCGGCGACGGCCCGCCCGGGTTCGACGAGGTGCTGCGGGCCGGCTTCACCGGCTGGGCACAGCGCAGCGGGGCCAGCCTGAGGTCGTCCGACGGCCGACCGTTCAACCAGGCCCACCTGCTCGTCATCGGCTCGGTCATCGCGGCCGGGGCCCGGGAGGTCACCAACCAGCCCGACTCGCTCGCTGCGGCGGCCTTCACCGAAGACGTCGTGGGCATGCTCGACCGGCTCTGCGAGCCGTCCGGGCACCGTGAGCGGGACCTGGCCGAGCAGCCAGGCTGATCCGGGTCCGCCGGGCGTCCGGCGGGCAGTGACAACGGGGTCGTCACGGTCGCCACCTG
This genomic interval carries:
- a CDS encoding TetR/AcrR family transcriptional regulator; protein product: MPVIQRRAQDTRSALLHAARQVFADVGYSDASVAEVVSRAGSSVGSMYHHFGGKADLYTALYDGFQTRQDARADGAVREAMAEGEWDPVRLMAAGSRAFLQGAWAERDLARLFLTGDGPPGFDEVLRAGFTGWAQRSGASLRSSDGRPFNQAHLLVIGSVIAAGAREVTNQPDSLAAAAFTEDVVGMLDRLCEPSGHRERDLAEQPG